The Nitrospira tepida genome includes a window with the following:
- a CDS encoding DUF1428 domain-containing protein — MARYVDGFVLPVPKKNLNAYRRLAQKAGKIWREHGALDYKECAGDDLHTKMGVPFLKSARAKPGETVVFSYIVYKSRAHRDRVNAKVMKDPRIATMCDPKDMPFDVKRMVYGGFKVLVDAS, encoded by the coding sequence ATGGCCCGCTACGTCGATGGATTTGTCTTGCCCGTTCCGAAGAAGAACTTGAATGCCTACCGCCGTCTGGCTCAGAAGGCGGGGAAGATCTGGCGAGAACACGGCGCGCTGGACTATAAAGAATGCGCCGGCGACGATCTCCATACCAAGATGGGCGTTCCATTTCTGAAAAGCGCCAGGGCCAAGCCCGGCGAAACAGTGGTGTTCTCGTACATCGTCTATAAATCGCGAGCGCATCGGGACCGCGTTAACGCGAAGGTCATGAAAGACCCGCGCATCGCGACGATGTGTGATCCAAAAGACATGCCGTTCGACGTGAAGCGCATGGTCTATGGCGGGTTCAAAGTTTTGGTGGATGCGTCATGA